One region of Macadamia integrifolia cultivar HAES 741 chromosome 11, SCU_Mint_v3, whole genome shotgun sequence genomic DNA includes:
- the LOC122093643 gene encoding uncharacterized protein LOC122093643: protein MLIFCKFSFLDLLYLSFTCNSWRKICLNPQAFSNLDFRNWIRISQLVRDHCLTIGWSSVTEDQVFNSVLKFAVKRSLGCETNIIFPNHQRVPHAINYVKRRCPNIKSFYLGEGGEYCHGRRPASIYR from the exons ATGTTAATCTTTTGTAAGTTTAGTTTTCTGGATCTCTTATACCTCTCTTTCACCTGCAATTCATGGCGCAAGATTTGCTTAAATCCTCAAGCATTCTCAAATCTTGATTTCAGAAACTGGATAAGAATTTCACAACTTGTTCGTGATCATTGTCTTACAATTGGCTGGTCTTCTGTCACTGAAGATCAGGTATTCAATTCTGTACTGAAATTCGCAGTCAAACGTAGCTTAGGATGCGAGACCAACATTATCTTTCCCAATCATCAGCGTGTTCCTCATGCCATCAACTATGTTAAGCGAAG GTGCCCAAACATCAAATCTTTCTATTTAGGTGAAGGAGGGGAGTATTGCC